A stretch of the Uranotaenia lowii strain MFRU-FL chromosome 3, ASM2978415v1, whole genome shotgun sequence genome encodes the following:
- the LOC129754946 gene encoding histone H4, with protein sequence MTGRGKGGKGLGKGGAKRHRKVLRDNIQGITKPAIRRLARRGGVKRISGLIYEETRGVLKVFLENVIRDAVTYTEHAKRKTVTAMDVVYALKRQGRTLYGFGG encoded by the coding sequence ATGACTGGCCGAGGCAAGGGAGGAAAAGGTCTAGGAAAGGGTGGCGCCAAGCGTCATCGCAAGGTTTTGCGTGATAACATCCAGGGAATCACCAAGCCTGCTATCCGTCGTCTGGCTCGTCGTGGAGGAGTCAAGCGTATCTCCGGTTTGATCTACGAGGAAACTCGTGGTGTTCTGAAGGTGTTCCTGGAAAACGTGATCCGTGACGCTGTTACCTATACTGAACACGCCAAGCGGAAGACCGTCACTGCCATGGACGTCGTCTATGCCTTGAAACGCCAGGGACGCACTCTGTACGGTTTCGGAGGTTAA
- the LOC129753392 gene encoding histone H3: MARTKQTARKSTGGKAPRKQLATKAARKSAPATGGVKKPHRYRPGTVALREIRRYQKSTELLIRKLPFQRLVREIAQDFKTDLRFQSSAVMALQEASEAYLVGLFEDTNLCAIHAKRVTIMPKDIQLARRIRGERA; the protein is encoded by the coding sequence ATGGCTCGTACCAAGCAAACCGCTCGTAAATCCACCGGAGGCAAAGCTCCTCGCAAACAGCTGGCCACTAAGGCTGCTCGTAAGAGTGCTCCAGCCACCGGAGGAGTCAAGAAGCCTCATCGTTATCGGCCAGGAACCGTTGCTCTGCGTGAGATCCGTCGTTACCAGAAATCCACCGAGCTGCTGATCCGCAAGTTGCCCTTCCAGCGTCTGGTTCGTGAAATCGCTCAGGATTTCAAGACCGATCTGCGTTTCCAGAGCTCGGCCGTCATGGCTTTGCAGGAAGCTAGCGAAGCCTATCTGGTTGGTCTGTTCGAGGACACCAATCTGTGTGCCATCCACGCCAAGCGTGTCACGATCATGCCAAAGGACATTCAACTGGCTCGTCGTATCCGAGGAGAACGTGCTTAA